In Achromobacter xylosoxidans A8, a single window of DNA contains:
- a CDS encoding XdhC family protein, which translates to MNALDLDVLQHARDWVAAGSRVHLVTVVQTWGSAPRQAGAMLALREDGRMVGSVSGGCIEDDLICRAREGSLEDAPARLTYGVTRDEAARFGLPCGGTLRLISEPLRDTQWLDVVLEAIRGHRLIQRTVDLHDGSSSVSAAGPADGPDFDGRIFRSVYGPRWRLLIIGANQTAQVLANVAATLDFHVTVCDPREEFFGEWNLSRTTLLTSMPDDAVLEIGTDERTAIVAVTHDPKLDDMALLEALKSPAFYVGALGSRANQQKRRERLRLFDLDDSQIARLHGPVGLRIASKTPAEIAVAIAAELIWVRNTLGDGQAARSAPQASALQG; encoded by the coding sequence ATGAACGCTCTGGATCTGGACGTATTGCAACATGCCCGGGACTGGGTGGCCGCGGGCAGCCGCGTGCACCTGGTGACCGTGGTGCAGACCTGGGGCTCGGCCCCGCGTCAGGCGGGCGCCATGCTGGCCCTGCGCGAGGACGGCCGCATGGTCGGTTCGGTTTCCGGCGGCTGCATCGAGGACGACCTGATTTGCCGCGCCCGCGAAGGCTCGTTGGAAGACGCTCCCGCCCGCCTGACCTATGGCGTCACCCGCGACGAGGCCGCACGCTTCGGCCTGCCTTGCGGCGGCACGCTGCGCCTGATCAGCGAACCGCTGCGCGACACGCAATGGCTGGACGTGGTGCTGGAAGCCATACGCGGCCACCGCCTGATCCAGCGCACCGTGGACCTGCACGACGGCAGCAGCTCGGTATCTGCCGCCGGCCCAGCCGACGGCCCGGACTTCGACGGCCGCATCTTTCGCAGCGTGTACGGCCCCCGCTGGCGGCTGCTCATCATCGGCGCCAACCAGACCGCCCAGGTGCTGGCCAACGTGGCCGCCACGCTGGATTTCCACGTCACGGTCTGCGACCCGCGCGAGGAATTCTTCGGCGAATGGAACCTGTCCCGGACGACCTTGCTCACCAGCATGCCCGACGACGCGGTGCTGGAAATCGGCACCGACGAACGCACCGCCATCGTGGCGGTCACCCACGACCCCAAGCTCGATGACATGGCCTTGTTGGAAGCGCTGAAATCCCCGGCGTTCTACGTGGGCGCGCTGGGCTCGCGCGCCAACCAGCAGAAGCGCCGCGAACGACTGCGGCTGTTCGACCTGGACGACAGCCAGATCGCGCGACTGCACGGCCCGGTGGGCCTGCGCATTGCCAGCAAGACGCCGGCCGAGATCGCCGTGGCGATCGCCGCGGAGCTGATCTGGGTCCGCAACACGCTGGGCGACGGCCAGGCCGCCCGCAGCGCGCCGCAAGCGAGCGCGCTGCAAGGCTGA
- a CDS encoding NTP transferase domain-containing protein translates to MANVSSVYPYQGPLRVGILLAAGQGSRYAAQRPGADKLLAPLPQGMCVAVASARALRAAVDLVVAVVRPGSAALAGLLRAEDCQVLETDRAGEGMGASLAAAAQYLQGLPGTPEAVLVALADMPWIRRASLEGVLDALRHAPMAAPSYQGQRGHPVAFRAELLPQLAALSGDEGARRLLKQPGLRLVEVDDPGVLRDVDTPADLDGAG, encoded by the coding sequence ATGGCGAATGTCTCTAGTGTCTATCCCTACCAGGGCCCTTTGCGGGTCGGCATCCTGCTGGCCGCGGGGCAGGGCTCGCGCTATGCCGCGCAGCGGCCGGGCGCCGACAAGCTGCTGGCGCCTTTGCCGCAAGGCATGTGCGTGGCCGTGGCCAGCGCCCGGGCGCTACGCGCGGCGGTGGACCTGGTCGTGGCCGTGGTGCGTCCCGGCAGCGCTGCCCTGGCCGGATTGCTGCGGGCGGAAGATTGCCAGGTGTTGGAGACGGACCGGGCGGGCGAAGGCATGGGGGCCAGCCTGGCCGCCGCGGCGCAGTATCTGCAGGGCTTGCCCGGGACGCCAGAAGCGGTGCTAGTAGCGCTGGCCGACATGCCGTGGATCCGCCGCGCCAGCCTGGAGGGCGTGCTGGACGCGCTGCGCCACGCGCCGATGGCCGCGCCTTCATACCAGGGGCAGCGTGGCCACCCGGTGGCATTCCGCGCGGAACTGCTGCCGCAGCTGGCAGCATTGAGCGGCGACGAGGGCGCGCGGCGGCTGCTCAAACAGCCTGGCCTGCGCCTGGTCGAGGTGGATGACCCCGGCGTGTTGCGCGACGTCGACACGCCGGCCGATCTGGATGGCGCCGGCTGA